The proteins below are encoded in one region of Shewanella putrefaciens:
- the nqrF gene encoding NADH:ubiquinone reductase (Na(+)-transporting) subunit F: MDILGIFKSTPLEVYLGVSMFTAIVLILVLVILFAKSKLVASGDITIGINDDPEKAIKTGAGGKLLGVLANSGIFVSSACGGGGSCGQCRVVIKSGGGDILPTELDHISKGDARKGCRLSCQVNVKNDMEIELDEEIFGIKKWECTVISNDNKATFIKELKLQIPDGESVPFRAGGYIQIEAPAHHVKYADFDVPAKYRGDWEHFGFFNLESKVDEETIRAYSMANYPEEFGIIMLNVRIATPPPRNLTLPCGKMSSYIWSLKAGDKVTISGPFGEFFAKDTDAEMVFIGGGAGMAPMRSHIFDQLKRLKSKRKMSFWYGARSKREMFYVEDFDGLAAENENFVWHVALSDPQPEDNWDGYTGFIHNVLYENYLKDHEAPEDCEFYMCGPPMMNAAVIGMLKNLGVEDENILLDDFGG; encoded by the coding sequence ATGGATATTCTTGGTATTTTTAAATCTACTCCGCTCGAGGTTTACCTCGGTGTGAGTATGTTTACTGCTATCGTCCTCATCTTAGTATTAGTGATTTTATTCGCTAAATCTAAACTTGTGGCGAGTGGTGACATCACGATCGGCATCAATGACGATCCTGAAAAAGCGATTAAAACCGGTGCGGGCGGTAAGCTGTTAGGCGTTTTAGCCAATAGCGGTATCTTCGTATCGAGTGCCTGTGGTGGCGGTGGCTCATGTGGCCAATGTCGCGTGGTGATTAAGTCTGGTGGTGGTGATATTCTGCCAACTGAACTTGACCACATCAGCAAAGGTGATGCCCGTAAAGGTTGTCGTCTTTCGTGTCAGGTTAACGTTAAGAACGATATGGAAATCGAGCTTGACGAAGAAATCTTCGGTATCAAAAAATGGGAATGTACTGTTATCTCTAACGATAACAAAGCCACTTTCATTAAAGAACTGAAGCTACAAATTCCTGATGGCGAATCAGTTCCATTCCGCGCAGGCGGTTATATCCAAATTGAAGCGCCAGCTCACCATGTTAAATATGCAGACTTCGACGTGCCTGCAAAATACCGCGGTGACTGGGAACACTTTGGTTTCTTCAATCTTGAGTCTAAGGTTGATGAAGAAACGATTCGTGCTTACTCAATGGCTAACTACCCAGAAGAGTTTGGCATCATCATGCTGAACGTGCGTATTGCTACGCCTCCACCACGTAATTTGACACTGCCTTGCGGTAAGATGTCATCTTACATTTGGAGCTTAAAAGCGGGCGATAAAGTGACGATTTCTGGTCCATTCGGTGAGTTCTTCGCGAAGGATACCGATGCAGAAATGGTGTTTATCGGCGGCGGTGCGGGTATGGCACCAATGCGTTCGCACATTTTCGACCAACTCAAGCGCCTTAAGTCTAAGCGTAAGATGAGTTTCTGGTACGGTGCGCGTTCTAAGCGTGAAATGTTCTACGTGGAAGACTTCGACGGCCTCGCCGCTGAGAATGAAAACTTCGTATGGCATGTGGCGCTGTCCGATCCTCAACCAGAGGACAATTGGGACGGTTATACTGGTTTTATTCATAACGTATTGTATGAAAACTACCTGAAAGATCACGAAGCCCCAGAAGATTGCGAGTTCTACATGTGTGGACCTCCAATGATGAACGCTGCCGTAATTGGTATGTTGAAAAATCTTGGTGTCGAAGATGAAAACATCCTACTGGATGACTTCGGCGGCTAA
- the nqrE gene encoding NADH:ubiquinone reductase (Na(+)-transporting) subunit E — translation MEHYISLLIRSVFIENMALAFFLGMCTFLAVSKKVTTAMGLGIAVVVVLTISVPANQVIYQGLLAPGALAWAGAPEADLSFLKFITFIGVIAALVQILEMALDKYFPPLYNALGIFLPLITVNCAIFGAVSFMVERDYKLGESVVFGFGSGVGWALAIVLMAGIREKLKYADVPNGLRGLGITFITAGLMALGFMSFSGVSL, via the coding sequence ATGGAACATTATATTAGCCTGTTAATTCGCTCTGTTTTCATTGAAAACATGGCACTGGCCTTCTTCCTTGGTATGTGTACTTTCTTGGCTGTGTCTAAGAAAGTGACCACCGCCATGGGCCTAGGGATTGCGGTAGTTGTAGTGTTAACTATCTCTGTTCCTGCTAACCAAGTTATCTATCAAGGGCTGCTCGCTCCTGGTGCTCTCGCTTGGGCTGGCGCACCTGAAGCCGATTTAAGCTTCTTGAAATTCATTACCTTTATCGGTGTGATTGCAGCTTTGGTTCAAATTCTGGAAATGGCACTGGATAAGTACTTTCCACCTTTGTACAACGCCTTAGGTATCTTCTTACCTTTGATCACTGTGAACTGCGCGATTTTCGGTGCGGTATCATTCATGGTTGAGCGTGACTACAAACTCGGTGAGAGTGTGGTGTTTGGTTTCGGCTCTGGAGTAGGTTGGGCATTAGCTATCGTATTGATGGCCGGTATCCGTGAGAAGCTGAAGTATGCCGACGTGCCTAACGGCCTGCGTGGTTTAGGTATTACCTTTATTACCGCTGGTTTAATGGCCTTAGGTTTCATGTCGTTTTCTGGCGTGTCGCTGTAA
- a CDS encoding NADH:ubiquinone reductase (Na(+)-transporting) subunit D translates to MSDAKELKQVLTGPIVNNNPIALQVLGVCSALAVTSKLETALVMALALTAVTAFSNLFISMIRNHIPSSVRIIVQMTIIASLVIVVDQLLQAYAYQISKQLSVFVGLIITNCIVMGRAEAYAMKTPPMMSFMDGIGNGLGYGAILLAVGFVRELFGNGSLFGVEILHKISDGGWYQPNGLLLLPPSAFFLIGVLIWIIRTYKPEQVEAKG, encoded by the coding sequence ATGTCTGACGCTAAAGAACTGAAACAGGTTCTGACAGGACCTATAGTCAACAACAACCCGATTGCATTACAAGTTCTTGGTGTATGTAGTGCGTTAGCGGTAACGAGCAAGCTCGAAACTGCATTGGTCATGGCGTTGGCATTAACTGCGGTAACTGCGTTTTCGAACCTGTTTATCTCAATGATCCGTAATCATATTCCTAGCAGTGTGCGTATTATCGTACAGATGACCATTATTGCCTCTTTGGTAATCGTGGTTGACCAATTGCTGCAGGCTTATGCTTATCAGATTTCTAAGCAATTATCGGTATTCGTCGGCCTTATCATTACGAACTGTATCGTAATGGGACGCGCCGAAGCCTACGCGATGAAAACACCGCCAATGATGAGCTTTATGGATGGTATCGGTAACGGTTTAGGTTACGGTGCAATTCTGTTAGCCGTTGGCTTCGTACGTGAACTGTTTGGTAACGGTTCTCTGTTCGGTGTTGAAATCCTGCACAAGATCTCTGATGGTGGCTGGTATCAACCAAACGGTCTGCTACTACTGCCTCCGAGTGCGTTCTTCCTGATCGGTGTTCTGATTTGGATTATTCGTACCTATAAGCCAGAGCAAGTTGAAGCAAAAGGGTAA
- a CDS encoding Na(+)-translocating NADH-quinone reductase subunit C, with translation MASNKDSFGRTLFIVVGLCLICAIFVSTAAVLLRPTQAENKLLDKQKYILEAAGLIDTKAGKVTKAQILETYGKHIEAKLVNLKTGDWVEGVNADTFDQRKASRDVKTSFVPENDIASVKRVAEDAVVYLVRDEQGKLTSVILPVHGYGLWSTMYAFLALDADLNTIQSLVYYEQGETPGLGGEVQNAQWKAKWHGKKLFDEQGNIAISVTKNPAVASSEYGVDALSGATLTSNGVQHSLTFWLGKEGFASFIEKARNGGLS, from the coding sequence GTGGCTAGTAATAAAGATTCGTTCGGCAGAACGTTATTTATCGTCGTTGGCTTATGTCTAATTTGTGCGATATTTGTGTCTACTGCAGCAGTGTTACTGCGCCCAACTCAAGCGGAAAATAAACTGCTTGATAAGCAAAAGTACATTCTGGAAGCCGCTGGTCTTATCGATACTAAAGCGGGCAAAGTGACCAAAGCGCAAATTTTGGAAACTTATGGTAAACACATCGAAGCTAAACTGGTTAACTTGAAAACCGGTGATTGGGTTGAGGGTGTGAATGCTGATACTTTCGATCAACGCAAAGCCTCTCGTGATGTGAAAACCTCATTTGTACCTGAGAACGACATTGCTTCTGTGAAGCGTGTTGCAGAGGATGCAGTGGTTTATTTGGTTCGTGATGAACAAGGTAAATTGACTAGCGTGATCCTGCCCGTTCACGGTTATGGTCTGTGGTCGACTATGTATGCCTTCCTCGCGTTAGATGCTGATCTCAACACGATTCAAAGCCTAGTTTACTACGAGCAAGGTGAAACCCCTGGCTTAGGTGGCGAAGTGCAAAATGCCCAGTGGAAAGCAAAATGGCATGGCAAAAAGTTATTTGATGAGCAAGGTAACATTGCCATCAGCGTAACTAAAAACCCTGCTGTGGCTAGCTCTGAATACGGTGTAGACGCATTATCTGGTGCGACACTGACCAGTAACGGTGTGCAACATTCACTGACATTCTGGTTAGGTAAAGAAGGTTTTGCGAGTTTCATTGAAAAAGCACGCAATGGAGGTCTCAGCTAA
- a CDS encoding NADH:ubiquinone reductase (Na(+)-transporting) subunit B: MSLKDFFERIEPDFEKGGKYEKFYALFEAAYTIFYTPGKVNKGKTHVRDNLDLKRMMITVWACAFPAMFVGMYNVGLQAQLALVAGFATPDVWQVSLFSMFGTELTANSGWPALMWYGACFFLPIYAVTFAVGGIWEVLFASVRGHEVNEGFFVTSILFALTLPATIPLWMVALGITFGVVVAKEVFGGTGRNFLNPALAGRAFLFFAYPLNMSGDTSWVVADGYSGATALSQAASGTLDYAINQNWWDAFFGFIPGSVGEVSTLAILLGGLVIIYTRIASWRIVGGVMVGMIAISTLLNFVGSDTNPMFAMPWYWHLVLGGFAFGMMFMATDPVSASFTNQAKWAYGILIGAMAVFIRVINPAFPEGMMLAILFANLFAPLFDHFVVQANIKRRIARG, from the coding sequence ATGAGCTTGAAAGATTTTTTCGAACGTATTGAACCCGACTTTGAAAAAGGCGGTAAATACGAAAAGTTTTATGCCCTATTCGAAGCGGCATACACCATTTTTTATACCCCGGGTAAAGTGAACAAGGGCAAAACCCACGTTCGCGATAACCTCGACCTAAAACGTATGATGATTACGGTTTGGGCCTGTGCTTTCCCCGCGATGTTCGTGGGTATGTACAACGTAGGTTTACAAGCTCAATTAGCGCTCGTGGCTGGTTTTGCGACCCCTGACGTATGGCAAGTGAGCTTGTTTAGCATGTTCGGTACCGAACTGACGGCAAACTCTGGCTGGCCTGCACTGATGTGGTATGGCGCCTGTTTCTTCCTACCTATCTACGCGGTGACGTTTGCCGTCGGTGGTATCTGGGAAGTGCTGTTTGCCTCTGTCCGCGGTCATGAAGTCAACGAAGGTTTCTTCGTTACCTCTATCCTGTTCGCTTTAACGCTGCCAGCAACTATCCCATTATGGATGGTGGCGCTGGGTATCACCTTCGGTGTGGTCGTGGCGAAAGAAGTGTTCGGTGGTACAGGGCGTAACTTCTTAAACCCAGCACTCGCGGGTCGTGCCTTCCTGTTCTTCGCGTATCCGCTGAACATGTCAGGTGATACCTCATGGGTTGTGGCTGACGGTTACTCTGGTGCAACTGCACTGAGCCAAGCGGCATCTGGCACCTTAGATTACGCCATTAACCAAAACTGGTGGGATGCGTTCTTCGGTTTCATTCCTGGTTCTGTCGGTGAAGTGTCTACATTAGCGATTCTGTTAGGTGGTCTGGTCATCATCTATACCCGTATTGCTTCATGGCGCATTGTTGGTGGTGTGATGGTGGGTATGATTGCCATTTCTACGCTGCTTAACTTTGTCGGTAGTGACACTAACCCAATGTTTGCAATGCCTTGGTACTGGCACTTAGTGTTAGGTGGTTTTGCGTTTGGCATGATGTTTATGGCGACAGACCCAGTGTCAGCGTCATTCACTAACCAAGCTAAATGGGCATACGGTATCTTGATCGGTGCAATGGCTGTGTTTATCCGCGTGATTAACCCTGCATTCCCAGAAGGCATGATGTTAGCGATTCTGTTTGCTAACCTGTTCGCGCCATTGTTCGACCACTTCGTGGTTCAGGCAAATATCAAGCGGAGGATTGCCCGTGGCTAG
- a CDS encoding Na(+)-translocating NADH-quinone reductase subunit A translates to MITIKKGLELPIAGGPEQVIHNGPAIKHVATLGEEYIGLRPTMKIKVGDKVQKGQVLFEDKKNLGVKYTALASGTILDINRGAQRVLQSVVIQVEGNESVTFAKYDATALDTLDSQLVRDNLIESGLWTALRTRPFSKVPAVDSSAAGIFVTAIDTQPHAADPVVVIREHKEDFANGLKVLARLTEGKVYLCKAPGADIPAANAQVEEFAGVHPAGLVGTHIHFLLSASAKRTVWHIGYQDVIAIGQLFTTGELNTERVVAIAGPKAAKPRLVRTVLGASMAELTAGEALDGNVRVVSGSVLNGRTAVGPQGYLGRYHVQVSLLEEGTEKEFLGWVLPGSNKYSITRAFLGHLAPSRLFSMTTSTGGSDRAMVPIGNYERVMPLDILPTMLLRDLISGDFDGAATLGALELDEEDLALCTFVCPGKYDYGSYLRDCLDTIEREG, encoded by the coding sequence ATGATTACAATTAAGAAAGGATTGGAACTGCCTATAGCAGGCGGACCAGAGCAAGTTATCCATAATGGCCCAGCCATTAAACATGTAGCTACTTTGGGTGAAGAGTATATTGGCTTACGTCCTACGATGAAGATCAAAGTGGGCGATAAAGTACAAAAAGGTCAGGTTCTTTTTGAAGATAAGAAGAATTTAGGCGTTAAATATACGGCTTTAGCCAGTGGTACTATATTAGACATTAACCGGGGCGCCCAGCGTGTGCTGCAGTCTGTCGTTATTCAAGTGGAAGGCAACGAAAGCGTTACCTTTGCTAAGTATGACGCCACTGCACTCGATACGCTCGACTCGCAACTGGTCCGTGACAATCTGATCGAATCAGGTTTATGGACTGCATTGCGTACACGTCCTTTCAGCAAAGTTCCTGCTGTAGATTCATCTGCCGCTGGTATTTTTGTAACCGCGATTGATACTCAACCCCATGCTGCCGATCCCGTTGTGGTGATCCGCGAGCATAAAGAAGATTTTGCTAATGGTCTTAAAGTCTTAGCAAGACTCACTGAAGGTAAAGTCTACCTTTGTAAAGCGCCTGGCGCCGATATCCCTGCCGCAAACGCCCAAGTTGAAGAATTTGCCGGTGTGCACCCTGCAGGATTAGTCGGTACTCACATTCACTTCTTATTGTCTGCCTCTGCAAAACGTACTGTTTGGCATATTGGTTACCAAGATGTAATAGCCATTGGTCAGCTATTTACGACGGGTGAGCTCAATACCGAACGTGTGGTTGCGATTGCCGGTCCTAAAGCGGCCAAACCAAGACTGGTTCGTACAGTATTGGGTGCAAGCATGGCTGAATTGACTGCTGGCGAAGCCTTAGATGGTAATGTACGTGTTGTTTCAGGTTCTGTTCTGAACGGTCGTACCGCCGTTGGCCCGCAGGGGTATTTAGGTCGTTACCATGTTCAAGTGAGTCTGTTAGAAGAAGGTACAGAGAAAGAATTTTTAGGCTGGGTATTACCAGGCTCAAATAAATATTCAATTACTCGTGCATTCTTAGGACATCTTGCTCCTTCTCGTCTGTTCAGTATGACGACCAGTACAGGTGGTTCAGACCGCGCTATGGTACCCATTGGTAACTACGAGCGTGTTATGCCTCTGGACATTCTTCCTACTATGTTGTTGCGTGACCTGATTTCGGGTGACTTCGACGGTGCTGCTACCTTGGGCGCATTAGAGTTAGATGAAGAAGATCTCGCACTGTGTACGTTCGTATGCCCAGGCAAGTATGACTACGGTTCATATCTGCGTGACTGTCTAGATACGATCGAGAGGGAAGGCTAA
- a CDS encoding TonB-dependent receptor domain-containing protein, which translates to MSSHYFAVSLTAAAVSLVCSNVLSANPLYYQTLELSELHDNYHSSDDVMMLSHLNSLTLLPADHSGNTANVGMRSASQGVAVMQDRVYFSPAPYSAPQLQLLPHLLQQQSVTVTPLADMAVGGQGAFGVINYQSLAIADHAQNASLMVEGTTDSDFNAGMNWGVKQKEYGMVLAANYSQNQGDGYFLNDSDADRRTTDILFKMNASSLLGARSPQVTEFTYQFIDDDSYRSQLGLTEADWLKDPLMLYSASAEDEHQGRHHKYQLSHQVSLGSSKVVTDFYYQSYSQQLNQLSQFNGQDIDTQNLAAIAAFDRQPTADGAELTALMQDNDYSSFGTQTQSITQYGEHQVIYSARYHTDKAEMRFAEQQGQWLADRSIAGGAATDILAYTDDATALTSAIDSLFNWQGLQIKLALTYEHVDVSREVNLDYAGLEAVEFSDSDWMPQLGVLYDAGDWRFSTDIRRAWSAASAGNSEQEAQVSLHYQVSAQYASDGMSADIKAYVQEFDNLHVGCDAYSMCSDARLLAQENVPDVLTYGVELSLGYRWDLGEVQLPLGLNYQYLSSEYQINTCTAIQGCVSAGDKLAWLPEQQLQFSAGVNYAEYGVNLNAFYQSERELTQFGSELQTVSSQWRVDLAASYQFDRHHEFYFRIENLLDESLVTTASNSGIRSENGRISYLGYQWRF; encoded by the coding sequence ATGTCTAGTCACTATTTTGCAGTATCGCTTACCGCGGCTGCGGTTTCGCTCGTTTGCTCAAATGTTCTCTCTGCCAACCCGCTTTACTATCAAACCCTAGAACTCAGCGAACTCCATGATAACTATCACAGCAGTGATGATGTGATGATGCTCAGTCATTTGAATTCATTAACCTTACTGCCCGCCGATCACAGTGGTAATACGGCCAATGTCGGTATGCGTTCGGCTAGCCAAGGTGTGGCGGTGATGCAAGACAGGGTGTATTTCTCTCCTGCGCCCTACAGTGCACCACAGTTACAGCTACTGCCGCATCTTTTGCAGCAACAGAGTGTTACCGTTACCCCCCTCGCGGATATGGCCGTTGGCGGACAAGGTGCGTTTGGGGTGATAAATTACCAGAGTCTAGCCATTGCTGATCACGCGCAGAATGCCAGTCTAATGGTCGAAGGCACGACCGACTCGGATTTTAATGCGGGTATGAACTGGGGGGTTAAACAAAAAGAATATGGTATGGTGCTGGCGGCAAATTATAGCCAAAATCAAGGTGATGGATACTTTCTCAATGATAGTGATGCCGACAGGCGAACCACAGATATTCTCTTCAAAATGAATGCCTCTAGCCTGCTCGGCGCCCGAAGCCCACAGGTGACAGAATTTACCTATCAATTTATCGATGATGATAGTTACCGCTCACAATTGGGATTGACTGAGGCCGACTGGCTCAAGGATCCGCTCATGCTTTATTCTGCGAGTGCAGAGGATGAGCACCAAGGGCGACACCATAAATACCAGCTTTCACATCAAGTGTCCCTAGGAAGCAGTAAAGTGGTTACCGACTTTTACTACCAATCCTATTCACAGCAATTAAATCAATTAAGCCAATTCAACGGTCAGGACATTGATACTCAGAACCTTGCTGCTATTGCCGCATTCGATCGACAGCCCACAGCCGATGGGGCAGAACTCACAGCCCTAATGCAGGACAATGACTACAGCTCTTTTGGCACTCAAACCCAATCGATCACTCAGTACGGTGAGCATCAAGTGATTTATAGTGCCCGTTATCATACCGATAAAGCCGAAATGCGTTTTGCTGAGCAACAGGGACAATGGCTGGCAGACAGAAGCATTGCTGGTGGTGCCGCTACGGATATCTTGGCTTACACCGATGATGCGACCGCTCTCACTTCCGCCATTGATTCATTGTTCAATTGGCAAGGGCTGCAAATCAAGTTAGCACTCACTTATGAGCATGTGGATGTGAGCCGCGAAGTTAACTTAGATTATGCTGGGCTCGAGGCGGTGGAGTTTTCCGATAGTGATTGGATGCCACAATTAGGGGTGTTATACGACGCGGGAGATTGGCGTTTTAGCACTGATATACGCCGAGCCTGGAGCGCGGCAAGTGCGGGCAATAGTGAACAAGAAGCGCAGGTTTCGCTCCATTATCAAGTCAGTGCCCAATACGCCAGTGACGGCATGAGCGCCGACATTAAAGCCTATGTTCAAGAGTTTGATAATCTGCATGTGGGCTGCGATGCCTATTCAATGTGCTCAGATGCGCGCTTGTTAGCCCAAGAAAATGTGCCAGATGTGCTCACTTATGGTGTGGAACTCAGCCTAGGTTATCGCTGGGATCTCGGTGAAGTGCAGTTACCTTTGGGGCTGAATTATCAATATCTGAGTTCTGAATATCAAATCAATACCTGTACCGCTATCCAAGGTTGTGTCTCAGCGGGGGATAAATTGGCCTGGTTACCCGAGCAGCAACTGCAATTCAGTGCCGGGGTTAACTATGCCGAATATGGTGTTAATTTAAATGCCTTTTATCAGTCTGAGCGGGAATTAACGCAATTTGGCTCTGAGCTGCAAACGGTGTCGAGTCAATGGCGGGTCGATTTAGCGGCCAGTTATCAATTTGACCGTCACCATGAATTTTATTTTCGTATCGAAAATCTCTTAGATGAGTCACTGGTCACAACAGCATCAAATAGCGGAATTCGATCAGAAAATGGACGGATCAGCTATTTAGGTTACCAATGGCGTTTCTAA
- the luxS gene encoding S-ribosylhomocysteine lyase, giving the protein MPLLDSFTVDHTRMNAPAVRVAKHMSTPKGDAITVFDLRFCAPNKEILSERGIHTLEHLFAGFMRDHLNGNDVEIIDISPMGCRTGFYMSLIGEPTERQVADAWLASMEDVLKVVEQSEIPELNEYQCGTYEMHSLEQAQDIARNIIAAGVSVNRNDDLKLSDEILGKL; this is encoded by the coding sequence ATGCCATTACTTGATAGCTTTACCGTTGACCATACTCGAATGAATGCACCCGCAGTCCGAGTCGCTAAACATATGAGCACGCCAAAGGGCGATGCGATTACGGTATTTGATCTGCGTTTTTGTGCGCCGAATAAAGAGATCCTCAGCGAGCGTGGTATTCACACTCTGGAGCATTTATTTGCAGGCTTTATGCGCGATCACTTAAATGGCAATGACGTTGAAATTATTGATATTTCACCCATGGGTTGTCGCACTGGTTTTTATATGAGTTTGATTGGTGAGCCAACAGAGCGCCAAGTGGCCGATGCATGGTTGGCTTCAATGGAAGATGTACTCAAAGTCGTTGAGCAATCAGAGATCCCTGAGCTGAACGAATACCAGTGTGGCACCTATGAAATGCATTCATTAGAGCAGGCACAGGATATCGCCCGTAATATTATTGCGGCGGGCGTGAGTGTGAATCGCAATGATGATCTGAAATTAAGCGATGAGATCCTCGGCAAACTCTAA
- a CDS encoding TRAP transporter substrate-binding protein, which produces MYRFGPLLLTLLLVVLSGCKPPAGNAGNASGEPGSTLSSSPQVIEWRLATSWPKNFPGLGMAPERFARLVDDMSNGRLKILVHGAGELMPAFAVFDGVSQGKIQMAHAASYYWKGKTPAAQFFSSIPFGMTAQEMNGWLHYGGGMALWEEVYRPFGVIPLAGGNTGMQMGGWFNKPINTIADFKGLKIRMPGLGGEVLKRAGAVPVNMAGRELYGALQTGSIDAAEWVGPLNDLAFGLHKVAKYYYYPGWHEPGSNMEFLINKAAFEALPKDLQAIVKVAARAINQDMLDEYTTRNVTALNILVKDEGVELREFPAQVLTELEQISLRVIEEQANQDPLMRKVYDAYHVYEQGVRQYHKIAEDAYSQQRQQ; this is translated from the coding sequence ATGTATAGGTTTGGGCCCCTGCTTTTGACTCTGTTGCTTGTGGTGCTTAGCGGTTGCAAGCCGCCGGCAGGCAATGCGGGAAATGCATCAGGAGAGCCGGGCAGCACGCTATCATCTAGTCCCCAAGTTATCGAGTGGCGTCTTGCAACTTCTTGGCCTAAAAATTTCCCCGGTTTAGGCATGGCCCCCGAGCGTTTTGCCCGCCTTGTCGATGATATGTCCAATGGCCGCTTAAAGATCCTGGTCCATGGCGCAGGTGAATTGATGCCCGCCTTTGCCGTATTCGATGGTGTCAGTCAGGGCAAAATTCAAATGGCCCATGCCGCTTCTTATTACTGGAAGGGTAAGACACCCGCGGCGCAATTCTTTTCCTCTATTCCCTTTGGTATGACGGCCCAAGAAATGAATGGCTGGCTGCACTATGGTGGCGGTATGGCGCTTTGGGAAGAAGTGTATCGCCCCTTTGGGGTGATACCGCTGGCGGGCGGTAATACGGGGATGCAAATGGGCGGCTGGTTCAATAAGCCGATAAACACTATTGCCGATTTTAAAGGTTTGAAGATCCGTATGCCGGGCTTAGGCGGCGAAGTGTTAAAACGAGCCGGTGCCGTCCCCGTAAATATGGCGGGCCGTGAACTCTATGGCGCGCTGCAAACGGGGTCGATTGATGCGGCTGAATGGGTGGGACCATTAAACGATCTTGCCTTTGGTTTGCATAAAGTGGCTAAGTACTACTATTACCCCGGCTGGCATGAGCCGGGTTCTAATATGGAGTTTTTAATCAATAAAGCCGCCTTCGAGGCACTTCCTAAGGATTTGCAGGCCATTGTGAAGGTCGCGGCTAGGGCCATAAACCAAGATATGCTCGATGAATATACGACCCGCAATGTGACAGCCCTTAATATCTTAGTCAAAGATGAGGGGGTTGAGTTAAGGGAATTTCCCGCCCAAGTGCTAACAGAACTTGAGCAGATTTCCTTGAGAGTGATTGAAGAACAAGCTAATCAAGACCCTTTAATGCGTAAAGTTTACGATGCCTACCACGTCTATGAACAAGGCGTACGTCAGTATCATAAAATAGCCGAGGATGCCTACAGCCAACAAAGGCAACAATAA
- a CDS encoding BolA family protein translates to MSNMHTQVTVAETITQKLTDSFSPIHLEVLNESHRHHVPPNSETHFKVVLVSEEFDGLRLLARHRLINNCLAHELATGVHALSIHTFTPSEWDANVEVPRTPNCRG, encoded by the coding sequence ATGTCCAATATGCACACGCAGGTTACAGTGGCCGAGACCATCACACAGAAGTTAACGGATAGCTTCTCGCCAATTCACTTAGAGGTTCTGAACGAAAGCCATCGTCACCATGTTCCGCCTAATTCAGAGACTCACTTTAAAGTGGTATTGGTGAGTGAGGAATTTGATGGGCTGCGCCTATTGGCACGTCATCGTTTAATCAATAACTGTTTAGCCCATGAGTTAGCCACAGGTGTGCATGCGCTTTCTATTCATACTTTTACCCCAAGTGAGTGGGATGCGAATGTGGAAGTTCCCCGTACCCCCAATTGCCGCGGTTAA
- a CDS encoding alpha-ketoglutarate-dependent dioxygenase AlkB family protein translates to MQQGKFGFDTEDDCPTSFKQTDARGATLSNIPAAQPNLEQQETQAKPPITLVRGYLNAEQQAALLQEAQTYPLSRPEIQVFGQFHAIPRQQVWFGDLGCDYLYSGLFIRALPWPKYAYKLREKLARDFGLASNGVLVNRYADGKECMGAHSDDEPEIAHGSDIASINLGATRDFVIKHKHSQVKYRISLHSGDLLIMHWPMQRDWLHSVPKRLKVKDPRWNYTFRQLVVNYHG, encoded by the coding sequence ATGCAGCAAGGGAAGTTTGGATTCGATACTGAGGATGATTGCCCAACATCATTTAAACAAACGGATGCTCGAGGGGCTACCCTGTCGAATATCCCAGCGGCGCAGCCTAACCTTGAGCAGCAAGAGACGCAAGCGAAGCCGCCCATTACCTTAGTGCGCGGTTATCTTAATGCCGAGCAGCAAGCGGCATTATTGCAAGAAGCGCAGACTTATCCCTTGAGCCGCCCCGAAATCCAAGTTTTCGGTCAGTTTCACGCGATTCCTCGCCAACAAGTGTGGTTTGGTGATTTGGGCTGTGACTATCTATATTCAGGCCTTTTTATCCGCGCCTTACCTTGGCCTAAGTATGCCTATAAATTGAGGGAAAAACTCGCCCGGGATTTTGGCTTAGCGAGTAATGGCGTATTAGTGAATCGTTACGCCGATGGTAAAGAGTGTATGGGCGCCCACAGTGATGATGAGCCAGAAATCGCCCATGGCAGTGATATTGCCTCTATCAACCTTGGCGCTACCCGGGATTTTGTGATTAAACATAAACATAGCCAAGTAAAATACCGCATCAGTTTGCACAGTGGTGATTTGCTGATCATGCATTGGCCCATGCAGCGCGATTGGCTGCACAGTGTGCCTAAGCGATTAAAGGTTAAAGACCCCCGTTGGAACTACACTTTTAGGCAACTGGTAGTGAATTATCATGGCTAA